Sequence from the Thermomonas sp. HDW16 genome:
TCGATCTTCAACATTGATGCGTTTTCCATGATGCGGCGCCGTCAGCCGACGGAGCCTTCAAGCGAGACATCCAGCAATTTCTTGGCTTCCACCGCGAATTCCATCGGCAGTTCGCGGAACACCGACTTGCAGAAACCGTCCACGATCAGCGAAACCGCGTCTTCCTGGCCGATGCCGCGCGAACGGCAATAGAACAGCTGGTCGTCGCTGATCTTGCTGGTGGTGGCTTCGTGCTCGACGGTGGCGCTGGGGTTCTTCACCTCGATGTAGGGGAAGGTATGCGCGCCGCATTTCTTGCCGATCAGCAGCGAGTCGCATTGAGTGTGGTTGCGCGCGCCTTCGGCGCTTGCGGCCACTTTCACCAGCCCGCGATAGCTGTTCTGGCCATGGCCGGCGCTGATGCCCTTGCTCACGATCTTGCTCTTGGTGCGCTTGCCGACGTGGATCATCTTGGTGCCGGTATCGGCCTGCTGGCGGTGGTGGGTGAGCGCCACGCTGTGGAATTCGCCCACGCTGTCGTCGCCCAGCAGCACGCAGCTCGGGTATTTCCAGGTGATCGCCGAACCGGTTTCCACCTGCGTCCAGGTCACCTTGCTGCGCGCGCCACGGCATTCGGCGCGCTTGGTGACGAAGTTGTAGATACCGCCCACGCCGTTCTCGTCACCGGGGTACCAGTTCTGTACGGTCGAATACTTGATCTCGGCATCGTCCAGCGCGACCAGCTCCACCACAGCGGCATGCAGCTGGTTCTCGTCGCGCATCGGCGCGGTGCAGCCCTCGAGGTACGACACGTAGGCCGATTCCTCGCACACGATCAGGGTGCGTTCGAACTGGCCGGTATGGCCGGCATTGATGCGGAAGTAGGTGCTCAGTTCCATCGGGCAACGCACGCCCTTGGGGATGAACACGAAACTGCCGTCGGAAAACACCGCCGAATTCAACGCGGCGAAATAGTTGTCGCCGGTCGGCACCACGGTGCCCAGGTATTTCTGCACCAGTTCGGGATGCTCGCGCACGGCTTCCGACATCGAGCAGAAGATCACGCCCTTTTCGGCGAGTTCCTTGCGATAGGTCGTTCCCACGCTGACCGAATCGAACACTGCATCCACTGCCACGCCGGCCAGCTTGGCACGTTCGTGCAGCGGCACGCCGAGCTTGTCGTAGGTGTCCAGCAATTCCTGCGGCACTTCATCGAGCGAGGCGTACTTGGCCTTCGGCGCGCTGTAGTAACTCAGCGTCTGCAGGTCGATCGGGCCGATCTTCAGCTTCGCCCAATCCGGCATCGGCATGGTCAGGAAGTGCCGGTAGGCGGCCAGCCGCCAGTCGGTCATCCATTCCGGCTCGTCCTTCTTCGCCGACAGCGCGCGGATGATGTCCTCGGACAGTCCGGGCGGCAGCGAATCGGATTCGATCTCGGTGATGAAGCCGGCCTCGTACTTGCGGCCGAGCTGGGCGTGGATTTGCTCGTTTTGAATCGGTGCGTTCTGTTGTTCGCTCATGGCTGCGTCCTCACGCATTCGCCAGCTGCACGGGAATGCCTTTGCGCGGTGCGGGCGGCAGCGGACCCAGCATCTGCGCCAGGGAGACGCCGCGCAGCGCGTCGGCGACCACGTCGTTGATCCGCCGCCAGTTGGCGCGGACACCACAGGAATCCTCGATGCCGCATTGGCCGGCATGCACGCTGCATTCGGTCATGCCCAGCGGGCCTTCCATCGCTTCGACGATCTCGACCAGCGAAATCTCGGCGGCGTCGCGCGCCAGCCGGTAGCCGCCGTTGGCACCGCGGAAGCCGTCCACCAGGCCGGCCTGGGCCAGCGGTTTCAACACCTTGGCCACGGTGGGCACTTCCAGTCCGGCCAGTTCGGCCAGATCGGGGGCGCTGAGCACATCGCCCGGGCGCGCGGCGAGCGCGGTCAGGACGACGGTGGCGTAGTCGGTGAGTTTGGTGACGCGGAGCATGGCTTGCGATGGCTGGCCAGGAGGAAAGGATTAAAACGTACCGGAATTGTACGATTTAAGGCGGTCGCAGCCAAGCAAGGCCGGCATCAATCTGCCAAACGGTCGATCCAGGCCGTCACGGCGCGGGTATGGGCCGATGGTGCGCCGAGGCTGCTGTTGACCTCGCCATGGCTGAGGTCTTCCGGCAGCACTTGCATCGGCACGCCCAGGTTGCGCGCCTTGTCCGCCAGCGTGCGGCCCTGCGGGCAGGAATCCGACCGCTGGCTGGAACAGACGATCAGCATCGGCAGGCTACGCCGGGTCAACTGGTCGTAGGGGGAGGCGGCGGCCCAGAATCGTGGATCGGTGCCGAATGCGTTGCGATAGAGTTCCGGCAGCCTCGGTTTGTCCATCAGCTCCGGCACATTCATGGCCGCGCTGTCCAGCGAGACTACGCCCAGCGGACGCGATGCGCCGGCTTGCAGCAGCAACGATGGTGACGCGCCGAGCAGGGCGACCAGGTGCGCGCCAGCCGAGTGCCCCATCAACACCAGCCGCTGCGGGTCTGCGCGCCACTGTCGCGCGCGCTTCTGCACGGATGCCACGGCGGCCGCGACATCGTGCGCCTGCTGCAGCGGATCGGCATCCGGCAACAGGCGGTAGTCGACCGACACGAACACGTAGCCCTTCGCCAGCCAGTGCGCAGCCTTCCCGCCCACCACGCCCGGACTGGCCTTGTCGCCGCGGCGCCACCCGCCGCCATGCACCATCAACAGGATCGGCGCGCCCGGTTTCGCGTTCGTGGGCAGGTAGACGTCGTAGCGTTGCTCGGGGTGCGTGCCGTAGGCGATGTCGTGCTCGACGCGGGTGCCGGCGGGCAATGCCGTGGTCGCGCGTGCTTCGCGGCGTTGTTCAAGCAATTGACGCAAGCGCTGCTGCGCATGGCCGGGGGTCGAGAGCGTGGCGAACGCCACGAGGGCGGCGATCGCGATGGTCGGCAGGCGCATGTCGGGACTCCGTCGGGCTTGTCGAGTCAACGTGCCGATCAGGCCGGGGTTGACCGATGACGAAGTGCCGCTTCAGGTAACTGCATGGCGCGCGGCGCTCCGGCTCGGCACAATGGCGGCCCCGCCGTGCAACGCAAGCCCATGCCGAAGAAGATCGAGACCCGCAAATCCGCCATCCACGGCAACGGCATGTTCGCCATCGCCCCGATCAAGAAAGGCGAGCGCCTGATCGAATACAAGGGCCGCCGCCGCACCCACGAAGAAGTGGACGAGGGCGAGAGCGGCGATGTCGACAGCGGCCATACCTTCCTGTTCACCCTCAATGACGAGTGGGTGATCGATGCGAATTTCGAAGGCAACGATGCGCGCTGGATCAACCACAGCTGCGATCCGAACTGCGAGGCGATCCTCGACGAGAACGAGGACGACCCGAAGCAGTCGCGGGTGTTCATCGAATCGATCCGCGCGATCAAGCCGGGCGAAGAGCTGACCTACGATTACGGCATCACCCTGGCCGAGCGCCATACCCCGCGCTTGAAGAAGATATGGGCCTGCCGTTGTGGCGCGAAGAACTGCACCGGGACGATGTTGCGGCCGAAGCGCTAACGCGGGTTCGTGCTGGTTCCGGCCAGCATCAAGGGCCGGGATGCCGGATCCCTGTCGAAGGTTTACATGACTTGTGCCAGTCGGTAACGGTTAACGGAATCGTTACCGTACACGTCATCGCAGCAATGGCTGCCCTTCGACGACGCCCATGCGCCTGTCCCCGAAATTCTCGTTGTTGACCCTTGCCGTCCTGTCCGCCTTGTCGGTGCCCGCGTTCGCGCAGGTGAAGGTGGATGGCGTGATCGATCCCGCCGAATGGCAGGGCGCGCGCCACGTCACCGATTTCAGGATGGTGCAGCCGTTTACCCAGGCGGCGAGCCGCCACCCGACCGAAGCCTGGATCCTGGCCACGCCGGATGGCCTGGCGGTGGCGTTCCGCAACACCAAGCTCGCCGGTGTCGAAACCCCGCGCCAACGCAGTGCGCGCGACCAGGACGTGGCGATCGATCGCGTCAACCTGATGCTGGATTTCGATGGCGATGGCCGCAGCGGCTACGACTTCACCCTGAGCGCCAGCGATGGCGTGCAGGACTCCACCATCACCAGCGGCGGCAACTTCAGCACCGATTGGGATGGCAGCTGGCAGCACGCGGTGGTCGATGGCGAGGGCGAATGGACGGCCGAGCTGCTGATCCCCTGGCATACCGCGCCGATGAAGAAAGCCGCTGGCGACAAGCGCACGGTGGCGGTGTACCTGGATCGCGTGATCGG
This genomic interval carries:
- the sufB gene encoding Fe-S cluster assembly protein SufB; the protein is MSEQQNAPIQNEQIHAQLGRKYEAGFITEIESDSLPPGLSEDIIRALSAKKDEPEWMTDWRLAAYRHFLTMPMPDWAKLKIGPIDLQTLSYYSAPKAKYASLDEVPQELLDTYDKLGVPLHERAKLAGVAVDAVFDSVSVGTTYRKELAEKGVIFCSMSEAVREHPELVQKYLGTVVPTGDNYFAALNSAVFSDGSFVFIPKGVRCPMELSTYFRINAGHTGQFERTLIVCEESAYVSYLEGCTAPMRDENQLHAAVVELVALDDAEIKYSTVQNWYPGDENGVGGIYNFVTKRAECRGARSKVTWTQVETGSAITWKYPSCVLLGDDSVGEFHSVALTHHRQQADTGTKMIHVGKRTKSKIVSKGISAGHGQNSYRGLVKVAASAEGARNHTQCDSLLIGKKCGAHTFPYIEVKNPSATVEHEATTSKISDDQLFYCRSRGIGQEDAVSLIVDGFCKSVFRELPMEFAVEAKKLLDVSLEGSVG
- a CDS encoding SUF system Fe-S cluster assembly regulator — encoded protein: MLRVTKLTDYATVVLTALAARPGDVLSAPDLAELAGLEVPTVAKVLKPLAQAGLVDGFRGANGGYRLARDAAEISLVEIVEAMEGPLGMTECSVHAGQCGIEDSCGVRANWRRINDVVADALRGVSLAQMLGPLPPAPRKGIPVQLANA
- a CDS encoding alpha/beta hydrolase; amino-acid sequence: MRLPTIAIAALVAFATLSTPGHAQQRLRQLLEQRREARATTALPAGTRVEHDIAYGTHPEQRYDVYLPTNAKPGAPILLMVHGGGWRRGDKASPGVVGGKAAHWLAKGYVFVSVDYRLLPDADPLQQAHDVAAAVASVQKRARQWRADPQRLVLMGHSAGAHLVALLGASPSLLLQAGASRPLGVVSLDSAAMNVPELMDKPRLPELYRNAFGTDPRFWAAASPYDQLTRRSLPMLIVCSSQRSDSCPQGRTLADKARNLGVPMQVLPEDLSHGEVNSSLGAPSAHTRAVTAWIDRLAD
- a CDS encoding SET domain-containing protein-lysine N-methyltransferase; amino-acid sequence: MPKKIETRKSAIHGNGMFAIAPIKKGERLIEYKGRRRTHEEVDEGESGDVDSGHTFLFTLNDEWVIDANFEGNDARWINHSCDPNCEAILDENEDDPKQSRVFIESIRAIKPGEELTYDYGITLAERHTPRLKKIWACRCGAKNCTGTMLRPKR